The Xyrauchen texanus isolate HMW12.3.18 chromosome 28, RBS_HiC_50CHRs, whole genome shotgun sequence genome has a segment encoding these proteins:
- the LOC127622385 gene encoding CYFIP-related Rac1 interactor A-like isoform X1 produces MGNLLKVLTCTELDQGPNFFLDFENAQPTDCERDVWNQVNAVLRESESILSGLQAYKGAGQEIRDAIQNPNDMFLQERAWNSVCPLVIRLKKFYVFSLKLEEALQSLLHSLTCPPYTPTQHLEREQALAKQFAEILHFTLRFDELKMRIPAIQNDFSYYRRTISRNRLNNMNLNIENEVNNEMANRMSLFYAEATPMLKTLSTATTNFVTVNKTLPLENTTDCLSTMASVCKVMLETPEYTSRFNSEDTLLFCMRVMVGVIILYDHVHPNGAFNKSSKIDMKGCIKVLKDQPADNVEGLLNALKFTTKHLNDESTPKNIRTMLQ; encoded by the exons ATGGGGAATCTGTTAAAAGTGCTCACTTGCACCGAGCTTGATCAGGGGCCAAACTTTTTCCTTGACTTTGAAA ATGCACAGCCAACAGACTGTGAAAGAGACGTGTGGAATCAAGTAAACGCTGTCCTCCGGGAGTCGGAGAGCATCTTGTCTGGCTTACAAGCCTATAAGGGGGCGGGTCAGGAAATTCGAGAT GCAATACAGAATCCTAATGACATGTTCCTTCAGGAGAGGGCATGGAACTCTGTGTGTCCCCTTGTTATTCGCCTAAAGAAGTTCTATGTGTTTTCATTGAAACTAG AGGAAGCGCTGCAGAGCCTGTTACATTCTCTGACATGTCCACCGTACACTCCCACTCAGCACCTGGAGAGGGAACAGGCCCTCGCTAAACAGTTCGCAGAAATCCTACATTTCACCCTCCGCTTTGATGAGCTGAAG ATGAGAATTCCGGCCATCCAAAACGACTTCAGCTACTACAGAAGAACAATAAGTCGAAATAGATTAAACAACATGAAT TTGAATATTGAAAATGAGGTCAATAATGAAATGGCAAACAGAATGTCTCTGTTCTATGCGGAGGCCACACCCATGCTGAAGACCTTGAGCACAGCGACAACAAACTTTGTTACAGTG AATAAGACATTACCTCTTGAGAACACCACAGATTGCCTGAGCACCATGGCAAGTGTATGCAAGGTCATGCTGGAGACGCC AGAATACACAAGCCGGTTCAACAGTGAAGATACTCTCCTCTTTTGTATGAGGGTAATGGTGGGGGTTATTATCCTTTACGACCATGTGCATCCAAACGGTGCCTTCAACAAATCCTCAAAAATTGAT ATGAAAGGGTGCATTAAAGTCTTGAAAGATCAGCCAGCAGATAATGTTGAAGGTCTCCTCAATGCCCTCAA GTTCACCACAAAACACCTGAATGATGAGTCCACACCAAAAAATATCAGAACAATGCTCCAGTAA
- the LOC127622385 gene encoding CYFIP-related Rac1 interactor A-like isoform X2 — translation MGNLLKVLTREIENYPHFFLDFENAQPTDCERDVWNQVNAVLRESESILSGLQAYKGAGQEIRDAIQNPNDMFLQERAWNSVCPLVIRLKKFYVFSLKLEEALQSLLHSLTCPPYTPTQHLEREQALAKQFAEILHFTLRFDELKMRIPAIQNDFSYYRRTISRNRLNNMNLNIENEVNNEMANRMSLFYAEATPMLKTLSTATTNFVTVNKTLPLENTTDCLSTMASVCKVMLETPEYTSRFNSEDTLLFCMRVMVGVIILYDHVHPNGAFNKSSKIDMKGCIKVLKDQPADNVEGLLNALKFTTKHLNDESTPKNIRTMLQ, via the exons ATGGGTAATCTTCTAAAAGTCCTTACAAGGGAAATAGAGAACTATCCACATTTTTTCCTGGACTTTGAAA ATGCACAGCCAACAGACTGTGAAAGAGACGTGTGGAATCAAGTAAACGCTGTCCTCCGGGAGTCGGAGAGCATCTTGTCTGGCTTACAAGCCTATAAGGGGGCGGGTCAGGAAATTCGAGAT GCAATACAGAATCCTAATGACATGTTCCTTCAGGAGAGGGCATGGAACTCTGTGTGTCCCCTTGTTATTCGCCTAAAGAAGTTCTATGTGTTTTCATTGAAACTAG AGGAAGCGCTGCAGAGCCTGTTACATTCTCTGACATGTCCACCGTACACTCCCACTCAGCACCTGGAGAGGGAACAGGCCCTCGCTAAACAGTTCGCAGAAATCCTACATTTCACCCTCCGCTTTGATGAGCTGAAG ATGAGAATTCCGGCCATCCAAAACGACTTCAGCTACTACAGAAGAACAATAAGTCGAAATAGATTAAACAACATGAAT TTGAATATTGAAAATGAGGTCAATAATGAAATGGCAAACAGAATGTCTCTGTTCTATGCGGAGGCCACACCCATGCTGAAGACCTTGAGCACAGCGACAACAAACTTTGTTACAGTG AATAAGACATTACCTCTTGAGAACACCACAGATTGCCTGAGCACCATGGCAAGTGTATGCAAGGTCATGCTGGAGACGCC AGAATACACAAGCCGGTTCAACAGTGAAGATACTCTCCTCTTTTGTATGAGGGTAATGGTGGGGGTTATTATCCTTTACGACCATGTGCATCCAAACGGTGCCTTCAACAAATCCTCAAAAATTGAT ATGAAAGGGTGCATTAAAGTCTTGAAAGATCAGCCAGCAGATAATGTTGAAGGTCTCCTCAATGCCCTCAA GTTCACCACAAAACACCTGAATGATGAGTCCACACCAAAAAATATCAGAACAATGCTCCAGTAA
- the LOC127622385 gene encoding CYFIP-related Rac1 interactor A-like isoform X3, producing MGNLLKVLTCTELDQGPNFFLDFENAQPTDCERDVWNQVNAVLRESESILSGLQAYKGAGQEIRDAIQNPNDMFLQERAWNSVCPLVIRLKKFYVFSLKLEEALQSLLHSLTCPPYTPTQHLEREQALAKQFAEILHFTLRFDELKMRIPAIQNDFSYYRRTISRNRLNNMNATPMLKTLSTATTNFVTVNKTLPLENTTDCLSTMASVCKVMLETPEYTSRFNSEDTLLFCMRVMVGVIILYDHVHPNGAFNKSSKIDMKGCIKVLKDQPADNVEGLLNALKFTTKHLNDESTPKNIRTMLQ from the exons ATGGGGAATCTGTTAAAAGTGCTCACTTGCACCGAGCTTGATCAGGGGCCAAACTTTTTCCTTGACTTTGAAA ATGCACAGCCAACAGACTGTGAAAGAGACGTGTGGAATCAAGTAAACGCTGTCCTCCGGGAGTCGGAGAGCATCTTGTCTGGCTTACAAGCCTATAAGGGGGCGGGTCAGGAAATTCGAGAT GCAATACAGAATCCTAATGACATGTTCCTTCAGGAGAGGGCATGGAACTCTGTGTGTCCCCTTGTTATTCGCCTAAAGAAGTTCTATGTGTTTTCATTGAAACTAG AGGAAGCGCTGCAGAGCCTGTTACATTCTCTGACATGTCCACCGTACACTCCCACTCAGCACCTGGAGAGGGAACAGGCCCTCGCTAAACAGTTCGCAGAAATCCTACATTTCACCCTCCGCTTTGATGAGCTGAAG ATGAGAATTCCGGCCATCCAAAACGACTTCAGCTACTACAGAAGAACAATAAGTCGAAATAGATTAAACAACATGAAT GCCACACCCATGCTGAAGACCTTGAGCACAGCGACAACAAACTTTGTTACAGTG AATAAGACATTACCTCTTGAGAACACCACAGATTGCCTGAGCACCATGGCAAGTGTATGCAAGGTCATGCTGGAGACGCC AGAATACACAAGCCGGTTCAACAGTGAAGATACTCTCCTCTTTTGTATGAGGGTAATGGTGGGGGTTATTATCCTTTACGACCATGTGCATCCAAACGGTGCCTTCAACAAATCCTCAAAAATTGAT ATGAAAGGGTGCATTAAAGTCTTGAAAGATCAGCCAGCAGATAATGTTGAAGGTCTCCTCAATGCCCTCAA GTTCACCACAAAACACCTGAATGATGAGTCCACACCAAAAAATATCAGAACAATGCTCCAGTAA